One part of the Vicia villosa cultivar HV-30 ecotype Madison, WI linkage group LG6, Vvil1.0, whole genome shotgun sequence genome encodes these proteins:
- the LOC131614338 gene encoding uncharacterized protein LOC131614338, with amino-acid sequence MTSLADVQDNKKPKSLILDICANEDRKIAGRVAVMLEGLWKNRNDFVWHNEKEEASKLGWLAFHKWQEWFTAQNPRDMQGDIGNLVNWSPPPLGLLKCNVDAAFNQRLGTTNRGWCIRNDQGNFVAAGTAWDECTFSVLEAEALALKEAIQVVSTLHHVPVIFESDSQQVVNAIGSNLGGNSEFSLVINSIKLLLLDIPNFEVKFSKRQTNMVAHTLAKAANSWTRRYMFDDIPPCITLYLINESC; translated from the exons ATGACGTCCTTAGCCGATGTTCAAG ATAACAAAAAACCAAAGTCACTTATTCTTGACATTTGTGCTAATGAGGACAGGAAAATTGCTGGGAGAGTTGCAGTTATGTTGGAAGGTTTATGGAAGAATAGAAACGACTTTGTTTGGCATAATGAAAAGGAAGAAGCTTCTAAGCTTGGTTGGCTAGCCTTCCATAAGTGGCAAGAGTGGTTCACAGCTCAAAATCCTAGAGACATGCAAGGTGATATCGGTAACCTGGTCAATTGGTCCCCTCCTCCTCTTGGTTTGTTAAAATGCAATGTTGATGCCGCCTTCAATCAGCGGTTAGGGACTACAAATCGCGGTTGGTGTATTCGAAACGATCAAGGTAACTTTGTAGCTGCTGGTACTGCTTGGGACGAATGCACTTTCTCCGTCTTAGAGGCGGAAGCCTTAGCCCTTAAAGAGGCTATCCAGGTCGTTAGTACTTTACACCATGTTCCTGTTATTTTTGAGAGTGATTCTCAACAGGTGGTAAATGCCATTGGTTCCAATTTAGGGGGTAATTCGGAGTTCTCGTTAGTTATAAATtctattaagttgttgttgttagatattccaaactttgaggttaagttttCAAAGCGTCAAACAAATATGGTTGCCCATACCTTAgcaaaggcggccaattcttggactCGACGCTATATGTTTGATGATATCCCTCCTTGTATTACGTTATATTTGATTAATGAAAGTTGTTAA
- the LOC131609594 gene encoding BTB/POZ domain-containing protein At2g30600-like isoform X5 produces the protein MLAYRLYFYYSYSYELTGDLAEIRGNLFQLHWITTLRHDELGQVQYICDGDDHGVTRSSNIFVMGMTMEFVGILLPVLAFELFIHLKNRNLWQPKKITITSSSPHSRYTDPKVLVSRTYQGTCFAGPRLENGHNCSWWMVDLGQDHQLLYHEARWLQAFPRHWNIQIMNHDIDGDFQSLEDEATRR, from the exons ATGTTAGCCTATAGACTGTACTTTTATTACTCATATAGCTATGAGCTTACCGGAGATCTTGCTGAAATTCGTGG AAACCTCTTTCAGTTGCACTGGATTACTACCCTGCGCCACGATGAACTTGGTCAG GTTCAATATATTTGTGATGGGGATGACCATGGAGTTACAAGGAGCTCCAATATATTTGTGATGGGGATGACCATGGAG TTTGTAGGAATTCTTCTGCCAGTGCTGGCCTTTGAACTGTTTATACATCTCAAAAATAGAAATTTGTGGCAGCCAAAGAAAATTACCATCACATCCAGCAGCCCCCACTCAAGATACACGGATCCTAAGGTTTTGGTTTCAAGAACTTACCAG GGAACATGTTTCGCCGGGCCTCGTTTAGAAAATGGACATAACTGTTCCTGGTGGATGGTTGATCTTGGACAAGATCATCAG CTACTATACCATGAGGCAAGATGGCTCCAAGCATTTCCGAGACATTGGAATATTCAG aTCATGAATCATGATATTGATGGAGATTTTCAGTCACTCGAAGATGAAGCGACTCGAAGATGA
- the LOC131609594 gene encoding BTB/POZ domain-containing protein At2g30600-like isoform X6: protein MGVFVDTGAGKNLLVIKVQYICDGDDHGVTRSSNIFVMGMTMEFVGILLPVLAFELFIHLKNRNLWQPKKITITSSSPHSRYTDPKVLVSRTYQGTCFAGPRLENGHNCSWWMVDLGQDHQLMCSYYTMRQDGSKHFRDIGIFRQLKKEFLSKHRYEKNQFYRAHHDYFADTVICRSTDHES from the exons ATGGGTGTATTTGTTGACACTGGTGCGGGGAAAAACTTGCTGGTGATTAAG GTTCAATATATTTGTGATGGGGATGACCATGGAGTTACAAGGAGCTCCAATATATTTGTGATGGGGATGACCATGGAG TTTGTAGGAATTCTTCTGCCAGTGCTGGCCTTTGAACTGTTTATACATCTCAAAAATAGAAATTTGTGGCAGCCAAAGAAAATTACCATCACATCCAGCAGCCCCCACTCAAGATACACGGATCCTAAGGTTTTGGTTTCAAGAACTTACCAG GGAACATGTTTCGCCGGGCCTCGTTTAGAAAATGGACATAACTGTTCCTGGTGGATGGTTGATCTTGGACAAGATCATCAG CTTATGTGCAGCTACTATACCATGAGGCAAGATGGCTCCAAGCATTTCCGAGACATTGGAATATTCAG GCAATTGAAAAAAGAATTTCTATCGAAGCACAGGTATGAGAAGAATCAGTTTTACAGGGCCCACCACGACTACTTTGCTGATACCGTAATCTGCCGCAGCACAG aTCATGAATCATGA
- the LOC131609594 gene encoding BTB/POZ domain-containing protein At2g30600-like isoform X3, whose translation MLAYRLYFYYSYSYELTGDLAEIRGNLFQLHWITTLRHDELGQVQYICDGDDHGVTRSSNIFVMGMTMEFVGILLPVLAFELFIHLKNRNLWQPKKITITSSSPHSRYTDPKVLVSRTYQGTCFAGPRLENGHNCSWWMVDLGQDHQLLYHEARWLQAFPRHWNIQHRYEKNQFYRAHHDYFADTVICRSTDHES comes from the exons ATGTTAGCCTATAGACTGTACTTTTATTACTCATATAGCTATGAGCTTACCGGAGATCTTGCTGAAATTCGTGG AAACCTCTTTCAGTTGCACTGGATTACTACCCTGCGCCACGATGAACTTGGTCAG GTTCAATATATTTGTGATGGGGATGACCATGGAGTTACAAGGAGCTCCAATATATTTGTGATGGGGATGACCATGGAG TTTGTAGGAATTCTTCTGCCAGTGCTGGCCTTTGAACTGTTTATACATCTCAAAAATAGAAATTTGTGGCAGCCAAAGAAAATTACCATCACATCCAGCAGCCCCCACTCAAGATACACGGATCCTAAGGTTTTGGTTTCAAGAACTTACCAG GGAACATGTTTCGCCGGGCCTCGTTTAGAAAATGGACATAACTGTTCCTGGTGGATGGTTGATCTTGGACAAGATCATCAG CTACTATACCATGAGGCAAGATGGCTCCAAGCATTTCCGAGACATTGGAATATTCAG CACAGGTATGAGAAGAATCAGTTTTACAGGGCCCACCACGACTACTTTGCTGATACCGTAATCTGCCGCAGCACAG aTCATGAATCATGA
- the LOC131609594 gene encoding BTB/POZ domain-containing protein At2g30600-like isoform X1, which produces MLAYRLYFYYSYSYELTGDLAEIRGNLFQLHWITTLRHDELGQVQYICDGDDHGVTRSSNIFVMGMTMEFVGILLPVLAFELFIHLKNRNLWQPKKITITSSSPHSRYTDPKVLVSRTYQGTCFAGPRLENGHNCSWWMVDLGQDHQLMCSYYTMRQDGSKHFRDIGIFRQLKKEFLSKHRYEKNQFYRAHHDYFADTVICRSTDHES; this is translated from the exons ATGTTAGCCTATAGACTGTACTTTTATTACTCATATAGCTATGAGCTTACCGGAGATCTTGCTGAAATTCGTGG AAACCTCTTTCAGTTGCACTGGATTACTACCCTGCGCCACGATGAACTTGGTCAG GTTCAATATATTTGTGATGGGGATGACCATGGAGTTACAAGGAGCTCCAATATATTTGTGATGGGGATGACCATGGAG TTTGTAGGAATTCTTCTGCCAGTGCTGGCCTTTGAACTGTTTATACATCTCAAAAATAGAAATTTGTGGCAGCCAAAGAAAATTACCATCACATCCAGCAGCCCCCACTCAAGATACACGGATCCTAAGGTTTTGGTTTCAAGAACTTACCAG GGAACATGTTTCGCCGGGCCTCGTTTAGAAAATGGACATAACTGTTCCTGGTGGATGGTTGATCTTGGACAAGATCATCAG CTTATGTGCAGCTACTATACCATGAGGCAAGATGGCTCCAAGCATTTCCGAGACATTGGAATATTCAG GCAATTGAAAAAAGAATTTCTATCGAAGCACAGGTATGAGAAGAATCAGTTTTACAGGGCCCACCACGACTACTTTGCTGATACCGTAATCTGCCGCAGCACAG aTCATGAATCATGA
- the LOC131609594 gene encoding BTB/POZ domain-containing protein At2g30600-like isoform X2 produces MLAYRLYFYYSYSYELTGDLAEIRGNLFQLHWITTLRHDELGQVQYICDGDDHGVTRSSNIFVMGMTMEFVGILLPVLAFELFIHLKNRNLWQPKKITITSSSPHSRYTDPKVLVSRTYQGTCFAGPRLENGHNCSWWMVDLGQDHQLMCSYYTMRQDGSKHFRDIGIFRYEKNQFYRAHHDYFADTVICRSTDHES; encoded by the exons ATGTTAGCCTATAGACTGTACTTTTATTACTCATATAGCTATGAGCTTACCGGAGATCTTGCTGAAATTCGTGG AAACCTCTTTCAGTTGCACTGGATTACTACCCTGCGCCACGATGAACTTGGTCAG GTTCAATATATTTGTGATGGGGATGACCATGGAGTTACAAGGAGCTCCAATATATTTGTGATGGGGATGACCATGGAG TTTGTAGGAATTCTTCTGCCAGTGCTGGCCTTTGAACTGTTTATACATCTCAAAAATAGAAATTTGTGGCAGCCAAAGAAAATTACCATCACATCCAGCAGCCCCCACTCAAGATACACGGATCCTAAGGTTTTGGTTTCAAGAACTTACCAG GGAACATGTTTCGCCGGGCCTCGTTTAGAAAATGGACATAACTGTTCCTGGTGGATGGTTGATCTTGGACAAGATCATCAG CTTATGTGCAGCTACTATACCATGAGGCAAGATGGCTCCAAGCATTTCCGAGACATTGGAATATTCAG GTATGAGAAGAATCAGTTTTACAGGGCCCACCACGACTACTTTGCTGATACCGTAATCTGCCGCAGCACAG aTCATGAATCATGA
- the LOC131609594 gene encoding BTB/POZ domain-containing protein At2g30600-like isoform X7 yields the protein MLAYRLYFYYSYSYELTGDLAEIRGNLFQLHWITTLRHDELGQVQYICDGDDHGVTRSSNIFVMGMTMEFVGILLPVLAFELFIHLKNRNLWQPKKITITSSSPHSRYTDPKVLVSRTYQGTCFAGPRLENGHNCSWWMVDLGQDHQLMCSYYTMRQDGSKHFRDIGIFRS from the exons ATGTTAGCCTATAGACTGTACTTTTATTACTCATATAGCTATGAGCTTACCGGAGATCTTGCTGAAATTCGTGG AAACCTCTTTCAGTTGCACTGGATTACTACCCTGCGCCACGATGAACTTGGTCAG GTTCAATATATTTGTGATGGGGATGACCATGGAGTTACAAGGAGCTCCAATATATTTGTGATGGGGATGACCATGGAG TTTGTAGGAATTCTTCTGCCAGTGCTGGCCTTTGAACTGTTTATACATCTCAAAAATAGAAATTTGTGGCAGCCAAAGAAAATTACCATCACATCCAGCAGCCCCCACTCAAGATACACGGATCCTAAGGTTTTGGTTTCAAGAACTTACCAG GGAACATGTTTCGCCGGGCCTCGTTTAGAAAATGGACATAACTGTTCCTGGTGGATGGTTGATCTTGGACAAGATCATCAG CTTATGTGCAGCTACTATACCATGAGGCAAGATGGCTCCAAGCATTTCCGAGACATTGGAATATTCAG aTCATGA
- the LOC131609594 gene encoding BTB/POZ domain-containing protein At2g30600-like isoform X4 — translation MLAYRLYFYYSYSYELTGDLAEIRGNLFQLHWITTLRHDELGQVQYICDGDDHGVTRSSNIFVMGMTMEFVGILLPVLAFELFIHLKNRNLWQPKKITITSSSPHSRYTDPKVLVSRTYQGTCFAGPRLENGHNCSWWMVDLGQDHQLMCSYYTMRQDGSKHFRDIGIFSTGMRRISFTGPTTTTLLIP, via the exons ATGTTAGCCTATAGACTGTACTTTTATTACTCATATAGCTATGAGCTTACCGGAGATCTTGCTGAAATTCGTGG AAACCTCTTTCAGTTGCACTGGATTACTACCCTGCGCCACGATGAACTTGGTCAG GTTCAATATATTTGTGATGGGGATGACCATGGAGTTACAAGGAGCTCCAATATATTTGTGATGGGGATGACCATGGAG TTTGTAGGAATTCTTCTGCCAGTGCTGGCCTTTGAACTGTTTATACATCTCAAAAATAGAAATTTGTGGCAGCCAAAGAAAATTACCATCACATCCAGCAGCCCCCACTCAAGATACACGGATCCTAAGGTTTTGGTTTCAAGAACTTACCAG GGAACATGTTTCGCCGGGCCTCGTTTAGAAAATGGACATAACTGTTCCTGGTGGATGGTTGATCTTGGACAAGATCATCAG CTTATGTGCAGCTACTATACCATGAGGCAAGATGGCTCCAAGCATTTCCGAGACATTGGAATATTCAG CACAGGTATGAGAAGAATCAGTTTTACAGGGCCCACCACGACTACTTTGCTGATACCGTAA